TTCTCGACTTTAGCTGTTACAGACGCGCCGCTTACGAGCGGAGTTCCTGCAGTCAGACCACCTTCGTTAGAAACAGCCAATACACGGTCAAAAGTTACACTTGCGCCGTCTTCAGCTTCCAACTTCTCAATGAACAAAACATCGCCCTCTTGGACTTTGTATTGTTTACCGCCAGTTTCGATAATTGCATACATTTTACTTGCACCTCCTCATGTCTCAGACTCGCCTAGTCTAGGTGGCAGATTCCCGTGGGAACTGCACTTATGTACCCGATCGGAGCGGTTACAGCATGTGCAGGACCGAATCAATCAAACACATACTTGAAGATATTATCATACTTATCGCCCATCGTCAACTCATTCCATCCATTCTCCAACTTTCCCAGTCCCTCCGCAGCACTGACAAAGGATAGGTGCGAAGCTGGCTGAATCATGTCTTGCCTTCTTCCGGGTCATCTCGAGGAGTCCAAGTCTTGTCCAACCGAGAATATGGGTTTTGGTTCGATCCTTGCAGATCACTTTCTCCAGCCGCTCGGTAACCATTTTACGGTGTATCTCTTCTTCCATATCAATAAAATCAACAATAATAATTCCGCCCGTATCTCGCAAACGGATCAGACGACCAATCTCCTCTGCTGCAAGCAAATTAGTATTCGTCACCGTCTCTTCAAGGGATGCTCCTCCAATGTATTGCGCGGTGTTCACGTCAATAACGGTGAGCGCCTCCGTCTCATCCCAGATCATTGTCGCTCCGCCCTCCAGCGTGATCTTGCGACTGAAGCTCTTGTGCAGCTGTTCCTGAACCCCATAAGCTGTAAAAATGGACTCCGGTCCATTATATAAACTCACAGGCTTGTACCCATCAGGTGCCATGTCATCCAGAAATGCCTTGGCTTCTTTAACTGCAACTGGAGAATCTATAATCAACTGATCACGCTGTGGATTAAAAGCATCTCTTATAAAGCGCTGAACAATACTAAGATCACGATGAAGTAGAGCTGGGGCTTCTGCAGTTTGTGCCCGACGTGTAATGTTATCCCATTGCGCACGTAAAAATGAAAGATCACCCTCCACTGCTTCATGCGGCTCATCCTGAGAGACGGTCCGCATAATAACCCCCTCTTCTTTCATTCGCAGACGTTCACCAATTCCTTTGAGCCGGCTACGTTCTGCATCGCGACTTATTTTTTTGGATACCCCAACATAATCGGCAAAAGGCATGTACACCATCCAACGACCGGGCAATGTATAATGGGTCGTTACACGCGCACCTTTGCC
This genomic stretch from Paenibacillus sp. FSL H7-0737 harbors:
- a CDS encoding Rne/Rng family ribonuclease; the encoded protein is MKQMIVHCTQHITRMALLENGRLVEYAAERDQQQGLVGSYYKGRVINVLPGMQAAFVDIGQKKNAFLYVDDVLHPHLDRQPDVKPSIETLLQPGQDIVVQVRKEPSGGKGARVTTHYTLPGRWMVYMPFADYVGVSKKISRDAERSRLKGIGERLRMKEEGVIMRTVSQDEPHEAVEGDLSFLRAQWDNITRRAQTAEAPALLHRDLSIVQRFIRDAFNPQRDQLIIDSPVAVKEAKAFLDDMAPDGYKPVSLYNGPESIFTAYGVQEQLHKSFSRKITLEGGATMIWDETEALTVIDVNTAQYIGGASLEETVTNTNLLAAEEIGRLIRLRDTGGIIIVDFIDMEEEIHRKMVTERLEKVICKDRTKTHILGWTRLGLLEMTRKKARHDSASFAPILCQCCGGTGKVGEWME
- the rplU gene encoding 50S ribosomal protein L21; amino-acid sequence: MYAIIETGGKQYKVQEGDVLFIEKLEAEDGASVTFDRVLAVSNEGGLTAGTPLVSGASVTAKVEKHGKGAKVVVYKYKPKKNYHKKQGHRQPYTKVTIEKIQA